In one Lolium rigidum isolate FL_2022 chromosome 3, APGP_CSIRO_Lrig_0.1, whole genome shotgun sequence genomic region, the following are encoded:
- the LOC124704326 gene encoding heat stress transcription factor A-2a-like: MDPFKFNGIVKEEEFEYFNGAAADGYPPTPWAAVDGSSPSSWAAAGALAELPRPMDGLGEAGPTPFLNKTYEVVDDYSTDTVVSWGVAGNSFVVWDAQAFSTVLLPRYFKHSNFSSFVRQLNTYGFRKVDPDRWEFAAEGFLRGQKELLKTIRRRRPQSSAPPALLQQREQGAGPCLEVGQFGHEGEVHCLLRDKGILIAEVVKLRQEQQATRELMEAMEARIVSTEQKQQQMTVFLARAMKSPSFLQMLVDRQDRQARRRELQDALSKKRPRPPIEYLPTRNGATSSCGSYSPAAMHGYSPGLTDGADGGERERADGRGGGEDTESFWMELLSLGLEEKQREAGGGGSADVDDDVDDEVDVLVQSLYHLNPNRPHNHE; the protein is encoded by the exons ATGGATCCGTTCAAGTTCAACGGCATTGTGAAAGAGGAGGAATTCGAGTACTTCAACGGCGCCGCAGCGGATGGCTATCCGCCGACCCCTTGGGCCGCCGTGGATGGCTCTTCGCCGTCCTCTTGGGCCGCCGCCGGCGCACTGGCGGAGCTGCCACGGCCGATGGACGGGCTCGGCGAGGCCGGCCCGACGCCGTTCCTGAACAAGACATACGAGGTGGTGGACGACTACAGCACGGACACCGTGGTGTCGTGGGGCGTCGCCGGGAACAGCTTCGTGGTCTGGGATGCGCAGGCCTTCTCCACCGTGCTCCTGCCGCGCTACTTCAAACACAGCAACTTCTCCAGCTTCGTCCGCCAGCTCAACACCTAT GGGTTCAGGAAGGTTGATCCGGACAGGTGGGAGTTCGCGGCGGAGGGGTTCCTGCGGGGCCAGAAGGAGCTGCTGAAGACCatcaggcggcggcggccgcagtCGAGCGCGCCGCCCGCGCTGCTGCAGCAGCGAGAGCAAGGGGCGGGGCCGTGCCTGGAGGTGGGGCAGTTCGGGCACGAGGGCGAGGTGCACTGCCTGCTGCGCGACAAGGGCATCCTGATCGCGGAGGTGGTGAAGCTGCGGCAGGAGCAGCAGGCGACGCGGGAGCTGATGGAGGCCATGGAGGCGCGCATCGTCTCCACGGAGCAGAAGCAGCAGCAGATGACAGTGTTCCTGGCCCGCGCGATGAAGAGCCCGAGCTTCCTCCAGATGCTCGTGGACCGGCAGGACCGGCAGGCGCGGCGCAGGGAGCTCCAGGACGCGCTCTCCAAGAAGCGCCCCCGCCCCCCAATCGAGTACCTCCCGACACGCAACGGCGCGACCAGCAGCTGCGGCAGCTACAGCCCCGCAGCGATGCACGGCTACAGCCCCGGGCTCACCGACGGTGCGGACGGAGGCGAGAGAGAGCGTGCAGATGGCCGCGGCGGTGGAGAGGACACGGAGAGCTTCTGGATGGAGCTGCTGAGCCTGGGATTGGAGGAGAAGCAGAGAGAGGCTGGGGGCGGAGGAAGCGCAGATGTGGACGACGACGTGGACGATGAGGTGGATGTGCTGGTGCAGAGCCTGTACCACCTCAACCCGAACCGGCCCCACAACCACGAGTGA